From Actinomyces procaprae:
AGGCCTTCGTGGTGGCCGGCGCCCTCGATCGGGATGCGGCGGGCGATTCCGACGCGGCCTCCGACGATCCCCCCACCTGGCGCGCCTTCGTCACCAAACTATTCGGTGATGCTGAGCATCCGCGCCTGGTCGGCTTCACCGACGCCCGGCTACCCGACGACGCCACTCCGGACGGGGCCGTCCATGAGGTGGTGTCGCTCTCGATCGACGAGGATACGGGCACCGCCAAGCAGGACTTCCTCCGTTTCTTCGAGCGGGCCGCCGCCGGCGAACTTGAGGGCGAGGCCGTGCTCGCGGACTTCGATCCGCGGGGGCGCCCACTGGTCTGGAAGGACGACCAGGTGGAGGCGGCGCGCCTGATCCTGAGCCTGGCCGGGCTGCTGGTGCGAGGCATCGGTTCGAACCGCTCCGACGGCGACGGCGTCTGCGACATCCTCATCGGCGATCCGCCCAAGGCCGACTCGTCCGCCGGACAGCCGACCGTCGAGACGGTCAAGAAGTGGTGCCGCAGCCAGCTGGATGCTCGTAAGGAAGTACCCACCATTCCTGAGGCCGAGGGCCAGGCGCGGGCTCCGGAGATCGCTCACACGCCGGAGTCCGGCGAAAAGACGACTGGCGCCAGCCGCTTCTTCACAGCCACTCTCGACATCCGCCTGCTGACCCCGGTGGTGTCCTACGAGGTGCCCCTGTCCAACGAGGTGCGGTCCCTGGACTTCCTGCGCGGCACCGTGCTGCTGCCGTGGGTGCACCGGCGCCTGCGGGCAGTTGCGGGCGATGACCAGTTGGTGCGTGATGCCGTCGTCGCCGGTGACCTGCTGGTTTCCGACGCCACCGCCGTCATCCGCAACGACGACGGCGCCGCCTGGCAGGGCATGCCGGTTCCGCTGGTCCTGTCCCGCCCGAAGAACCCACCACAGTCCGGGGTGCCGAACGATGACGGCACACAGCCCGCATCCCCCACGGAAATGACCGCCACGAACCGACTGCTCGCGGGCGAGCCGGAGGATGTGCACAAGCCGCTGCGCGCCGGCTACGTGTTCGTCCCGGATACTGGCCCGGACGGCTCCGGCGGCGTCGTCGGAGGCATCGGAGCGCCGGCCCTGGTGGGCAGGCAGTCCACCGCGCATGATCCGGACACCGGCGGCGCGCGCAGCGGCCAACTGTTCCTGGTCAGGGCCCTGCCCGCGGGACTGCGCATGCGCGCCACCGTGACCGTCTCGGAGAGGCTTCTCGACCGGATCGGGCCGCTGCTGGCTGTGGTATTCCCCCACGAGGTCGAGGCGCGGCTGGGGTCGCGGCGCCTGAGCGGAACCTACGGGCGCGCGCAGTGCAAACTGTCGGCATTCACGGCAGCAGACCCGGCCCTGCCAGGCGAAGACCCCGCATGCACACTCTGGTTCACCTCCGATGTGCTGGTGCGTTCGCCCCGGCTCGGCCCCGGAGGCAGTATCGAGGACCTCCTACAGGCCTTCAAGCGCGCCGGCGCCCCCGTTGTGCCGGCGGGAGAGCACGACGAGCAGGGGGCCTCGGCATCGCCTCCGGAGGGTGCATTCACCGCCGGAGTCCGGCACAAGCGCGTGGACTCATGGTCGGCCGCCGAGCATCAGCCGCGCGCGACCCGCACCGTCATCTCCGCCGGTTCGGTGCTGCGGGTTGTGGCCGCGGATGGTGCGGACTCCACGGCGGTTCTCCGACGGCTGGCCGAGCTGTCTGTCACCGGTGTCGGCGAGTTGACCGCGCAGGGGTATGGGCGGTTCGTCGTCAACCACTGGATGCTGAAGAAAGAGCAGATCCACTTGAAGGAGCTGCACCAAGC
This genomic window contains:
- a CDS encoding RAMP superfamily CRISPR-associated protein, which translates into the protein MSTTSTPPIHHSPVSFPLRVVFESDWGVSTGAGIAGGVDAVVEKDERGLPIVRGTVLAGVIREQAFVVAGALDRDAAGDSDAASDDPPTWRAFVTKLFGDAEHPRLVGFTDARLPDDATPDGAVHEVVSLSIDEDTGTAKQDFLRFFERAAAGELEGEAVLADFDPRGRPLVWKDDQVEAARLILSLAGLLVRGIGSNRSDGDGVCDILIGDPPKADSSAGQPTVETVKKWCRSQLDARKEVPTIPEAEGQARAPEIAHTPESGEKTTGASRFFTATLDIRLLTPVVSYEVPLSNEVRSLDFLRGTVLLPWVHRRLRAVAGDDQLVRDAVVAGDLLVSDATAVIRNDDGAAWQGMPVPLVLSRPKNPPQSGVPNDDGTQPASPTEMTATNRLLAGEPEDVHKPLRAGYVFVPDTGPDGSGGVVGGIGAPALVGRQSTAHDPDTGGARSGQLFLVRALPAGLRMRATVTVSERLLDRIGPLLAVVFPHEVEARLGSRRLSGTYGRAQCKLSAFTAADPALPGEDPACTLWFTSDVLVRSPRLGPGGSIEDLLQAFKRAGAPVVPAGEHDEQGASASPPEGAFTAGVRHKRVDSWSAAEHQPRATRTVISAGSVLRVVAADGADSTAVLRRLAELSVTGVGELTAQGYGRFVVNHWMLKKEQIHLKELHQADFLSCMRPEPEERAVESTSGGHEEERA